A genomic region of Lachnoclostridium edouardi contains the following coding sequences:
- a CDS encoding SdpI family protein, whose amino-acid sequence MRNNILKIIRYGIPVAAAAAVGVLYGKLPKKIPVHWDLQGNVEYGEKIQIWFMVGLLVFFTILFQVLPKLDPRRKNYSKFQKFYDIICLGIQLFLVAMMSIIISEAFYPGRVSVDKAVSFLVGVLLIFIGNYMPKVKSNFYMGVRSPWALSDEENWRKTHRLAGKLFVGAGIIMIAAVWLLPASAAFPVSMAAVMAAALIPYVMSYIWWKKDQCKKSNPLN is encoded by the coding sequence ATGAGAAATAATATTTTAAAAATAATAAGATACGGAATACCTGTTGCAGCTGCGGCGGCAGTAGGAGTTTTATACGGAAAGCTGCCTAAGAAAATTCCGGTGCACTGGGATTTACAGGGAAATGTGGAGTATGGGGAAAAAATTCAGATATGGTTTATGGTGGGGCTTCTGGTGTTTTTCACAATTTTGTTTCAGGTATTGCCAAAGTTGGACCCCAGAAGGAAGAATTATAGTAAATTCCAGAAATTTTATGATATAATATGCCTAGGGATTCAGCTGTTTCTGGTAGCCATGATGAGTATTATTATAAGCGAGGCCTTTTATCCAGGCAGGGTTTCCGTAGATAAAGCAGTGTCTTTTTTAGTGGGAGTTTTATTAATATTTATTGGAAATTATATGCCTAAGGTAAAAAGCAATTTTTATATGGGCGTGCGTTCTCCCTGGGCTTTGTCTGATGAGGAGAACTGGAGGAAAACCCACAGATTAGCCGGAAAATTATTTGTAGGCGCAGGAATTATTATGATAGCCGCTGTGTGGCTGCTGCCGGCGAGTGCAGCGTTTCCTGTAAGTATGGCTGCAGTGATGGCGGCGGCTTTGATCCCCTACGTTATGTCTTATATCTGGTGGAAAAAAGACCAGTGTAAAAAAAGCAACCCTTTAAACTAA
- a CDS encoding NAD(+) synthase: protein MRDGFLKVAAATPKIKVADPQWNSGEICRLIEEGKEQGIKVLVFPELALTAYTCGDLFMQKTLIKGAEEGLLQVMKATEGSDIMVFVGLPWENGGKLYNAAAAVQNGCLLGVITKINIPNYSEFYERRYFEPGIPEVKIISWNGIRIPFGGNILFECENMKDLVIGAEICEDLWVACPPGARHAEAGATVIVNCSASDETTGKSNYRRSLIAGQSSRLVCGYIYSNAGDGESTQDLVFGGHCIIGENGTLLRESSLFDTGLTKADLDLERISAERRRISTFRSKGWEDYWTVSFNLNIEDVKLERFIDPAPFVPAEAKNREKRCEEIFGIQAMGLKKRLEHTGCSHAVIGISGGLDSTLALLVTAKAFDLMGIPREQIHCITMPCFGTTDRTYKNACTMTKRLGAQLREIDIKEAVNQHFKDIEHDPGLHNVTYENSQARERTQVLMDVANQVNGMVIGTGDMSELALGWATYNGDHMSMYGVNASVPKTLVRHLVRYCADTCREEELKNVLYDVLDTPVSPELLPPEDGNISQKTEDLVGPYELHDFYLFHILRYGSTPGKVYRLAVQAFYGQYESQEILKWLKVFYRRFFSQQFKRSCLPDGPKVGSVAVSPRGDLRMPSDASARLWLEELEKL from the coding sequence ATGAGAGACGGATTTTTAAAGGTTGCAGCGGCAACACCTAAAATAAAGGTTGCAGATCCACAGTGGAATAGCGGGGAGATCTGCCGTTTAATAGAAGAGGGAAAAGAGCAGGGAATAAAGGTTTTAGTGTTTCCGGAATTAGCTCTTACAGCATATACGTGCGGCGATTTATTTATGCAGAAAACATTGATTAAGGGGGCGGAGGAAGGTCTGCTTCAGGTTATGAAGGCTACAGAAGGGTCGGATATTATGGTGTTTGTAGGCCTTCCGTGGGAAAATGGAGGAAAGCTTTACAACGCGGCTGCAGCAGTTCAGAACGGCTGTCTTTTGGGAGTGATAACGAAAATTAATATTCCAAATTACAGTGAATTTTATGAGAGAAGATATTTTGAGCCTGGAATTCCGGAGGTGAAAATTATTTCCTGGAATGGAATCAGAATACCTTTTGGAGGAAATATTCTTTTTGAATGTGAAAATATGAAGGATCTGGTGATAGGCGCTGAAATATGCGAGGATTTGTGGGTGGCGTGCCCTCCCGGCGCCAGACATGCGGAGGCGGGAGCTACGGTGATTGTAAATTGCTCTGCCAGTGATGAAACTACGGGAAAATCCAACTATAGAAGGTCTTTGATTGCCGGGCAGTCCTCCAGATTAGTCTGCGGCTATATTTATTCTAACGCAGGAGATGGAGAATCTACTCAGGATTTAGTATTCGGCGGTCACTGTATCATCGGAGAAAACGGAACTCTTTTAAGAGAATCCAGCTTGTTTGACACAGGTCTTACTAAAGCTGATTTGGATTTAGAAAGAATTTCTGCAGAGCGCAGGCGCATCAGCACATTTCGCAGTAAAGGATGGGAGGATTATTGGACGGTTTCTTTTAATCTGAATATAGAGGACGTTAAGTTGGAACGTTTTATAGATCCTGCTCCTTTTGTGCCGGCTGAGGCTAAAAACAGGGAAAAGCGATGCGAAGAAATTTTTGGGATTCAGGCAATGGGATTAAAGAAAAGATTGGAGCATACAGGGTGTTCTCACGCTGTAATCGGAATTTCCGGAGGCTTAGATTCCACTCTGGCTCTGCTTGTTACGGCAAAAGCCTTTGATTTAATGGGGATTCCAAGAGAACAGATTCACTGTATCACTATGCCTTGCTTTGGAACTACGGACAGAACATATAAAAACGCATGTACAATGACAAAAAGGCTGGGAGCACAGTTAAGGGAGATAGATATTAAAGAGGCAGTCAATCAGCATTTTAAGGATATTGAACATGATCCGGGCCTTCACAATGTAACATATGAGAATTCTCAGGCAAGAGAGAGGACCCAGGTGCTTATGGATGTTGCAAACCAGGTAAACGGCATGGTAATTGGAACAGGGGATATGTCGGAGCTGGCTTTAGGATGGGCTACTTATAATGGAGACCACATGTCTATGTACGGGGTGAACGCCTCTGTTCCAAAAACCTTAGTCCGCCATTTAGTCAGGTATTGTGCAGATACATGCAGAGAAGAGGAATTAAAAAATGTGCTTTATGATGTGTTAGACACTCCTGTAAGCCCTGAGCTGCTGCCTCCTGAGGATGGAAATATATCTCAGAAAACTGAGGATTTGGTGGGGCCTTATGAGCTGCACGACTTTTATTTGTTCCATATTCTCCGGTACGGCAGTACCCCTGGGAAGGTTTACAGGCTGGCAGTTCAGGCATTTTATGGACAATATGAGAGTCAGGAAATACTAAAATGGCTGAAGGTATTTTACCGCAGGTTTTTCAGCCAGCAATTTAAACGTTCCTGCCTTCCTGACGGACCTAAGGTAGGGTCTGTGGCAGTTTCGCCCAGAGGCGACCTGCGTATGCCAAGCGATGCATCTGCAAGGCTGTGGCTGGAGGAATTAGAAAAGCTTTAA
- the mutY gene encoding A/G-specific adenine glycosylase: MDMFKENYYDRLQVLERPGQFFTPEDRLKAAEKPLMAWYKENARELPWRKKPEAYRVWISEIMLQQTRVEAVKPYFERFISELPTVKALAQVEADRLMKLWEGLGYYSRARNLKKAAIEIDGLYDGQLPPSLEKLKKLPGIGSYTAGAVASIAYGIPAPAVDGNVLRVVSRVTASYEDITKQSAKNKMEALIGKVIPKTDPGSYNQALIEIGALVCVPNGSPHCNICPLASLCLARIKGLTGELPVKSGKKERKIVQLTVCIIETNQGILIRKREDQGLLAGLYELPNAEGDLQEKDLGEAFGLENYEVLERLPAAKHIFTHVEWHMNGFRLKAFGKLQESYIPVKEKQLEGEYPLPNAFKAYRKLIQWK, translated from the coding sequence ATGGATATGTTTAAAGAAAATTATTATGACAGGCTGCAGGTTTTGGAGCGCCCCGGCCAATTCTTTACGCCTGAGGACAGATTGAAGGCGGCAGAAAAGCCTTTAATGGCCTGGTATAAAGAGAATGCCAGAGAGCTGCCCTGGAGAAAGAAGCCGGAAGCATACAGAGTCTGGATCTCTGAGATCATGCTTCAGCAGACAAGGGTGGAGGCAGTCAAGCCGTATTTTGAAAGATTTATAAGTGAGCTTCCCACAGTAAAAGCCCTGGCCCAGGTGGAGGCCGACAGGCTTATGAAGCTGTGGGAGGGACTTGGATATTACAGCAGAGCCAGAAATCTGAAAAAGGCGGCCATAGAAATAGACGGGTTATATGACGGACAGCTGCCGCCTTCTTTGGAAAAACTAAAAAAACTGCCGGGAATAGGCAGCTACACGGCAGGGGCCGTGGCTTCCATTGCATACGGAATACCGGCTCCCGCTGTGGACGGCAATGTGCTGAGAGTAGTTTCCAGAGTAACCGCCAGCTATGAGGACATAACAAAGCAGTCTGCCAAAAATAAAATGGAGGCTTTGATTGGCAAAGTAATTCCTAAAACAGATCCGGGAAGTTATAATCAGGCTCTTATTGAAATAGGGGCCTTAGTGTGCGTGCCAAACGGCAGTCCTCACTGCAATATCTGTCCTCTGGCATCCCTGTGTTTGGCTAGAATAAAGGGCCTGACAGGGGAATTGCCTGTAAAATCAGGAAAAAAGGAAAGAAAAATAGTTCAGCTTACTGTGTGTATCATTGAAACTAATCAGGGTATCCTTATAAGAAAACGAGAAGATCAGGGGCTTTTAGCCGGCCTTTACGAGCTGCCTAACGCAGAAGGAGACTTGCAGGAAAAAGATTTGGGAGAGGCCTTTGGACTGGAAAATTATGAAGTATTAGAAAGGCTGCCGGCTGCCAAACATATATTTACTCATGTAGAATGGCATATGAATGGCTTTAGACTGAAGGCTTTTGGAAAGCTGCAGGAAAGCTATATTCCCGTAAAGGAAAAGCAGCTGGAGGGAGAATACCCATTGCCCAACGCCTTTAAAGCCTACAGAAAACTAATTCAGTGGAAATAA
- a CDS encoding diacylglycerol/lipid kinase family protein, with the protein MKKLLFVVNPRSGKGRIKNKLLDILDLFIKCGYEVEIFITQKPLDARNIVVKKGDKKQLIICSGGDGTLNEAVCGLMKLKTPPPLGYIPAGSTNDYASSLNLPRQMMQAAQIAVLGVGTKVDVGYFCGEKYFIYIAGFGAFTEVSYLTPQDKKNALGHQAYIMEAVRHLTGLKSYHMKITWEDHVVEDDFIFGMVTNTISVAGFKGLIKGDVALNDGYFECLFIPRPKTPLEFSNIVTYLLLKDDKEAEFVHRFQARKLEIQCEEEVDWVLDGEFGGSRSKVVIENLREKVEIRKNLMKKQ; encoded by the coding sequence ATGAAAAAACTGCTGTTTGTAGTAAATCCCCGTTCAGGAAAAGGGCGGATTAAAAATAAACTTCTGGATATATTAGATTTATTTATAAAATGCGGATATGAAGTAGAGATCTTTATTACTCAAAAGCCTTTGGACGCCAGAAATATTGTTGTCAAAAAAGGAGACAAGAAGCAGTTAATTATTTGCAGTGGGGGAGACGGTACTTTAAACGAGGCAGTATGCGGGCTGATGAAATTAAAGACTCCGCCGCCTCTTGGATATATTCCTGCAGGCTCCACCAACGATTATGCCTCCAGCCTTAACCTGCCAAGGCAGATGATGCAGGCGGCTCAGATCGCCGTTTTAGGCGTAGGAACAAAGGTGGACGTAGGTTATTTCTGCGGAGAAAAATATTTTATTTATATAGCAGGCTTTGGGGCGTTTACAGAGGTTTCCTATTTAACGCCTCAGGATAAAAAGAACGCCTTAGGCCATCAGGCTTATATTATGGAGGCTGTGCGCCATTTAACAGGACTGAAAAGCTATCACATGAAAATCACATGGGAGGATCATGTGGTAGAAGATGATTTTATTTTCGGGATGGTGACAAATACAATCAGCGTAGCCGGCTTTAAGGGATTGATTAAGGGGGATGTGGCGTTAAACGACGGGTATTTTGAGTGCTTGTTTATTCCCAGGCCTAAGACGCCTTTAGAGTTCAGCAATATTGTCACATACCTTTTGCTAAAAGATGATAAGGAAGCAGAATTTGTTCACAGGTTTCAGGCCAGAAAATTGGAAATTCAGTGTGAAGAAGAGGTGGACTGGGTGCTGGATGGAGAGTTTGGCGGAAGCCGTTCAAAGGTGGTAATTGAAAACCTTCGGGAAAAAGTAGAAATTCGTAAAAATTTGATGAAAAAGCAATAA
- a CDS encoding biotin--[acetyl-CoA-carboxylase] ligase — translation MKTEIIRLLKESQDYISGQELCQRLQVSRTAVWKVINQLKEEGYKIEAVRNKGYRLVEEGDVFTQASLECAVEGQWAGKTLYYYDVTDSTNDRGKVLAEEGCPHGTLVVAGLQTAGKGRRGRMWTSPEGTAIYMSLVLRPQIMPSSASMVTLVAAMAVAEAIRQESEADAVIKWPNDVVVKGKKVCGILTEMSAEIDLIHYVVVGIGINVNQTSFPSEISQTATSLTIETGRQISRSHLTAKVLAAFEKYYAQYEKTGDLSLLAEEYNSRLVNRGRQVLVLAPKGQYTGEALGIESNGELLVKTEDGSVKKVMSGEVSVRGIYGYV, via the coding sequence ATGAAGACTGAAATTATCAGATTATTAAAAGAATCACAAGATTATATATCTGGGCAGGAACTGTGCCAAAGGCTGCAGGTTTCCAGAACAGCTGTGTGGAAAGTGATAAACCAGCTGAAGGAGGAAGGATATAAGATTGAGGCGGTGAGAAACAAGGGATACCGTCTTGTAGAAGAGGGAGATGTTTTTACACAGGCTTCCTTAGAATGTGCTGTGGAAGGTCAATGGGCCGGAAAAACATTATATTATTATGATGTTACAGATTCTACTAACGACAGGGGAAAGGTTCTGGCGGAGGAAGGCTGTCCTCACGGGACGTTAGTTGTAGCCGGGCTGCAGACAGCAGGAAAAGGCAGAAGGGGGAGAATGTGGACATCCCCGGAGGGAACTGCTATTTATATGAGCCTTGTGCTGCGCCCTCAGATTATGCCCTCCAGCGCTTCCATGGTAACTTTAGTGGCAGCTATGGCAGTGGCGGAGGCCATACGCCAGGAGTCGGAAGCTGATGCCGTAATTAAATGGCCTAACGACGTGGTGGTAAAGGGAAAAAAGGTATGCGGCATTTTGACGGAGATGAGCGCTGAAATAGATTTAATTCACTATGTAGTGGTGGGAATCGGGATTAACGTAAATCAGACAAGCTTTCCTTCAGAAATCAGCCAAACGGCTACATCTCTTACAATAGAGACAGGCAGACAAATATCCAGAAGCCATTTAACGGCTAAGGTTTTGGCGGCTTTTGAAAAGTATTATGCACAATATGAAAAAACAGGAGATCTTTCCCTTTTAGCTGAAGAGTATAACAGCCGGCTGGTAAATAGGGGACGGCAGGTTTTAGTCCTGGCGCCAAAAGGTCAGTACACCGGGGAAGCCTTAGGAATTGAAAGCAACGGAGAGCTTCTTGTAAAGACGGAGGACGGCTCTGTGAAAAAGGTTATGTCGGGAGAGGTTTCTGTCCGGGGAATTTATGGATATGTTTAA
- a CDS encoding NfeD family protein: MTTIYWLIAFVVFVGIETVTLALTTIWFAGGALAGFLLSLAGFSVEIQLGAFVAVSFILLLCTRPFVSKYLNRSVTRTNVDSLVGKKARVTVLIDNDEGSGAAVVNGQEWMARALEQNKRFQPGETVVIDKIQGVKLIVKELKEEK; the protein is encoded by the coding sequence GTGACTACCATTTATTGGCTGATTGCTTTTGTAGTATTTGTGGGAATTGAGACAGTTACATTAGCTTTAACTACAATCTGGTTTGCCGGAGGAGCTTTAGCTGGTTTTCTTCTGTCTCTCGCCGGATTTTCAGTTGAAATTCAGCTGGGAGCCTTTGTGGCAGTGTCTTTTATACTGCTGCTTTGTACCAGGCCATTTGTCTCCAAATATTTAAACAGGTCAGTGACGCGGACAAATGTAGACAGCTTAGTTGGGAAAAAAGCAAGGGTAACAGTTCTTATTGATAATGATGAAGGCAGCGGAGCAGCTGTGGTAAACGGCCAGGAGTGGATGGCCAGAGCCTTGGAGCAGAATAAACGTTTTCAGCCGGGAGAAACTGTTGTTATAGATAAAATTCAGGGCGTGAAACTGATAGTAAAAGAATTAAAGGAGGAGAAATAA
- a CDS encoding autorepressor SdpR family transcription factor, translating into MSFGNTFKALSDPTRREILVLLKNGPLSAGEIVEQFHMTGATVSHHLSVLKQAGLIDDEKQGKYIYYTLNTSVVDDILNWILDLKGERYEK; encoded by the coding sequence ATGAGTTTTGGAAATACATTTAAAGCGCTGTCCGACCCTACAAGAAGAGAAATATTAGTACTGCTGAAAAACGGACCCTTGTCCGCCGGGGAAATTGTGGAGCAGTTTCATATGACAGGCGCTACAGTATCTCATCATCTGTCAGTATTAAAGCAGGCAGGCCTTATAGATGATGAAAAGCAGGGAAAGTATATTTACTATACTTTAAATACCTCTGTAGTAGACGATATATTAAACTGGATTTTAGACTTGAAAGGAGAAAGATATGAGAAATAA
- a CDS encoding TrmH family RNA methyltransferase, which translates to MITSTSNSQVKQAVALGQKAKYRRETGLFIVEGPKMFKEAPRDWLEKVYVSESFLKNNEELLGDCSYEVVSQEVMKAMADTQTPQGILALVRQPVYKLQDIVGENAHIAALETLQDPGNLGTIVRAGEGAGMTGVLMNRETVDIFSPKVIRSTMGAIYRVPFYYTDDLSDAVTELKKMGITFYAAHLKGQKDYDKEDYRGKTAFLIGNEARGLSDSIVQMADRKIKIPMLGKVESLNAAVAASVLMFEAARQRR; encoded by the coding sequence ATGATAACAAGTACATCTAACAGCCAGGTAAAACAGGCTGTAGCTTTGGGACAGAAAGCAAAATACAGGAGAGAAACAGGCCTGTTTATTGTAGAGGGGCCGAAAATGTTTAAAGAGGCGCCAAGGGACTGGCTGGAAAAAGTATATGTGTCAGAAAGTTTTTTGAAAAATAATGAAGAGCTGCTTGGGGACTGCAGCTATGAGGTGGTTTCCCAGGAGGTTATGAAAGCCATGGCTGACACCCAGACGCCTCAGGGGATTTTAGCTTTAGTCCGCCAGCCTGTTTATAAACTTCAGGATATTGTGGGAGAAAATGCCCATATAGCAGCATTGGAAACCTTGCAGGACCCGGGAAATTTAGGGACGATTGTAAGAGCAGGAGAGGGAGCGGGGATGACCGGCGTTCTGATGAACAGAGAAACTGTGGATATTTTCAGTCCTAAGGTCATACGCTCTACCATGGGCGCTATTTACCGGGTGCCGTTTTATTATACAGATGATTTAAGTGATGCTGTAACTGAGCTGAAAAAAATGGGAATTACTTTTTATGCAGCTCATTTAAAGGGACAGAAAGATTACGACAAAGAGGATTACAGGGGAAAGACAGCCTTTTTAATTGGCAATGAGGCGAGGGGCCTTTCAGATTCTATTGTCCAGATGGCTGACAGAAAAATAAAAATTCCCATGCTTGGAAAGGTGGAATCTTTAAATGCTGCAGTTGCCGCCTCTGTGCTTATGTTTGAGGCCGCAAGACAGAGGAGGTGA
- a CDS encoding MATE family efflux transporter: MDPEKDVKGVLMTEGVIWKQLLAFSMPLLAGNLFQQLYNTVDSIVVGKFVGKEALAAVGTSNSLINLIIGMFLGIATGAGVIISQYYGAKDKQKLQWAVHTCMALSIIGGTALIVIGVIITPGILKWMKTPEDVIESSISYLRIFFCGSLFNLVYNMGAGVLRAVGDSKRPLYYLCVSSLTNIVLDLVLVVGFKMGVEGVGIATVASQGVSAALVLKALLRTKESYRLELEKLKIDRRMMKRILSIGIPSGLQQSIISLSNVIVQANVNVYGPAAMAGYGAYSKIDGFVLLPLQSTCMAATTFTGQNIGAGKRDRVKKGVVQNIIISATYTVSVSALLYLFGEKILGIFTDDASVVSYGHRAIVIILPFYVTMAVHQVLMGAYRGAGRMVAAMMIGIGNMCILRMIYINFLVPYFPSFQAVIWCYPITWLTTVTMDLVYCRFVKWIPSEEQMALAASKK, from the coding sequence GTGGATCCGGAAAAAGATGTAAAAGGAGTTTTGATGACAGAAGGCGTTATCTGGAAGCAGCTCCTGGCATTTTCTATGCCGCTTTTAGCTGGAAATTTATTTCAGCAGCTGTATAATACAGTAGATTCTATAGTAGTAGGCAAGTTTGTGGGGAAAGAGGCCTTGGCGGCAGTAGGCACCAGCAACTCGTTAATTAATCTGATTATTGGAATGTTTTTAGGCATTGCCACAGGAGCAGGCGTAATTATTTCACAGTATTATGGAGCAAAAGATAAACAGAAGCTGCAGTGGGCTGTGCATACCTGCATGGCTTTAAGTATTATTGGGGGAACTGCTTTAATTGTAATAGGAGTTATTATTACGCCGGGGATTTTAAAGTGGATGAAGACTCCGGAAGATGTAATTGAAAGCTCTATTTCGTACTTGAGAATTTTTTTCTGTGGCTCATTGTTTAATTTAGTATATAATATGGGGGCGGGAGTCCTTAGGGCAGTGGGAGATTCAAAAAGGCCGTTGTATTATTTATGCGTGTCCTCCCTGACAAATATTGTTTTAGATTTAGTTTTAGTAGTGGGATTTAAAATGGGAGTGGAGGGTGTTGGAATCGCCACTGTAGCCTCCCAGGGGGTGTCGGCAGCCTTAGTTTTAAAAGCATTGCTGAGAACAAAGGAATCATACAGGCTGGAACTGGAAAAGCTGAAAATAGACAGGCGGATGATGAAGAGAATTTTGTCTATAGGAATCCCCAGCGGACTTCAGCAGTCTATTATCTCCCTATCTAATGTAATTGTGCAGGCCAACGTAAATGTATATGGCCCGGCCGCTATGGCGGGCTACGGCGCATATTCTAAAATTGACGGCTTTGTACTGCTGCCTTTGCAAAGCACATGTATGGCCGCCACCACATTTACAGGGCAGAATATTGGAGCTGGTAAAAGAGACAGGGTAAAAAAGGGAGTGGTTCAGAACATTATTATCAGCGCTACTTATACAGTAAGTGTATCAGCGCTTTTGTATTTATTTGGAGAGAAAATCTTAGGGATTTTCACAGATGATGCTTCCGTAGTCAGCTATGGACATAGGGCCATTGTGATTATTTTACCTTTTTATGTTACAATGGCAGTTCATCAGGTGCTTATGGGAGCTTACAGAGGAGCGGGCAGAATGGTGGCTGCTATGATGATCGGCATAGGAAATATGTGTATACTGAGAATGATATATATTAATTTTTTAGTTCCCTATTTCCCAAGCTTCCAGGCAGTAATCTGGTGTTATCCTATTACATGGCTGACAACTGTAACTATGGATCTTGTATACTGCAGGTTTGTAAAATGGATTCCATCAGAGGAGCAAATGGCACTTGCAGCCAGTAAAAAATAG
- a CDS encoding SPFH domain-containing protein: MGAFLGFYSMMAIFVIVLLLLISCIKIVPQAQAVVVERLGGYLATWSVGIHFKVPFIDRVAKRVTMKEQVVDFEPQPVITKDNVTMRIDTVVFFQITDPKLFVYGVENPIMAIENLTATTLRNIIGDLELDQTLTSRETINTKMRASLDIATDPWGIKVNRVELKNIIPPAAIQDAMEKQMKAERERREAILRAEGEKKSTILVAEGKKESAILDAEADKQAAILHAEAEKEKRIKEAEGQAEAIMKVQQANAEGIRMIREAGADQAVIQLKSLEAFAKAADGKATKIIIPSDIQGIAGLVKSLSEISGKDQEQ; this comes from the coding sequence ATGGGAGCTTTTTTGGGATTTTACAGTATGATGGCGATTTTTGTAATTGTACTGCTGCTTTTAATTTCCTGTATTAAAATTGTGCCTCAGGCGCAGGCGGTAGTAGTGGAAAGACTGGGAGGATATTTGGCGACCTGGTCCGTAGGCATTCACTTTAAAGTGCCTTTTATTGACAGGGTGGCAAAAAGGGTGACAATGAAGGAGCAGGTAGTGGATTTTGAGCCTCAGCCTGTAATTACAAAAGACAATGTTACAATGCGTATTGACACTGTAGTATTTTTCCAGATTACAGATCCTAAGCTGTTTGTTTACGGGGTAGAAAATCCTATTATGGCTATTGAAAATCTGACGGCTACTACATTGAGAAACATTATTGGAGATTTGGAGCTGGACCAGACCTTAACCTCCAGAGAAACTATTAATACAAAAATGAGAGCCTCCCTGGATATTGCCACAGATCCCTGGGGAATAAAAGTAAACAGAGTGGAGCTTAAAAACATTATACCTCCTGCAGCGATTCAGGACGCTATGGAGAAGCAGATGAAGGCAGAGCGTGAAAGACGTGAGGCTATTTTAAGAGCAGAGGGAGAAAAGAAATCTACTATTTTAGTGGCAGAAGGCAAGAAGGAGTCTGCAATTTTAGACGCTGAGGCAGATAAGCAGGCTGCAATTCTCCATGCCGAGGCAGAAAAGGAAAAACGGATTAAAGAGGCAGAGGGTCAGGCTGAGGCTATTATGAAGGTACAGCAGGCCAATGCAGAAGGAATCAGAATGATCCGTGAGGCAGGGGCAGATCAGGCTGTGATTCAGCTGAAAAGCCTGGAGGCCTTTGCAAAGGCGGCTGATGGAAAGGCTACAAAAATTATTATTCCTTCCGACATACAGGGGATTGCAGGGCTGGTGAAAAGTCTTTCTGAAATAAGCGGAAAAGACCAGGAGCAGTAA
- the argF gene encoding ornithine carbamoyltransferase, whose translation MNLKGRNFITLKDYAPEEIEYLVDLAGKLKADKKKGITGNSLKGKNIALIFEKPSTRTRCAFVVGCVDEGAHPEYLGKDDIQLGHKESVEDTARVLGRMFDGIEFRGFKHSTVEALAKYAGVPVWNGLTDDYHPTQILADLLTMKEHFGYLKGLNFVYAGDGRNNMANSLMIGCSKVGINFTILAPKCLWPKEELTALCRGYGEKSGASVTLSDDVKDVHGADVIYTDVWCSMGEEDKAAERVALLKPYQVNSAMMASTGKDTTIFMHCLPAVKGNEVTEDVFESAASVVFDEAENRMHTIKAVMVATLGDTENV comes from the coding sequence ATGAACCTGAAAGGCAGAAATTTCATTACATTAAAAGACTATGCTCCTGAGGAGATTGAATATTTAGTGGATTTGGCCGGAAAGTTAAAGGCAGATAAAAAGAAGGGAATTACCGGCAATTCTTTAAAAGGAAAAAACATTGCTTTAATCTTTGAAAAACCGTCTACCAGAACAAGATGCGCTTTTGTGGTAGGCTGTGTAGACGAGGGGGCCCATCCAGAGTATTTAGGCAAGGATGATATTCAGCTGGGACATAAGGAAAGCGTGGAGGATACTGCCCGGGTGCTGGGAAGAATGTTTGACGGAATTGAATTCAGAGGATTTAAGCACAGCACTGTGGAGGCCCTGGCAAAATATGCAGGAGTGCCGGTGTGGAACGGCTTAACTGACGACTATCATCCCACCCAGATTTTAGCGGATCTTTTGACTATGAAAGAGCATTTTGGATATTTAAAAGGCTTAAATTTTGTATATGCCGGCGATGGCAGAAATAATATGGCCAACAGTTTAATGATCGGCTGCAGCAAAGTGGGAATCAATTTTACAATTTTAGCTCCTAAGTGTTTATGGCCTAAGGAGGAGCTGACCGCCTTGTGCAGAGGATATGGAGAAAAGTCAGGCGCCAGCGTAACTTTAAGCGATGATGTGAAGGATGTTCATGGAGCAGACGTTATTTACACAGACGTTTGGTGCTCCATGGGCGAGGAGGACAAGGCTGCGGAGAGAGTAGCTTTGCTGAAGCCTTATCAGGTAAACAGCGCCATGATGGCTTCCACTGGTAAGGATACAACTATTTTTATGCATTGTCTGCCTGCAGTAAAGGGAAATGAAGTAACAGAGGACGTGTTTGAATCTGCTGCCTCTGTTGTTTTTGACGAAGCAGAAAACAGAATGCATACAATAAAGGCAGTTATGGTAGCAACATTAGGAGATACAGAAAATGTATAA
- a CDS encoding DUF6637 family protein — MYNRDRRKGPGSIALFLDLLHIIIGAVIVVLAVISFLNPEDHMIMFPIIFLLGAVLNLIYGVYRVKEGGHNKKACRGGFAQILLGGILLAVSIVSVISIWG, encoded by the coding sequence ATGTATAACAGAGACAGAAGAAAAGGCCCTGGCAGTATAGCGCTTTTTCTGGATTTGCTGCACATAATTATTGGGGCAGTGATTGTAGTTCTGGCAGTTATTTCATTTTTAAACCCAGAGGATCATATGATTATGTTTCCGATTATTTTTCTTCTGGGGGCGGTTTTAAACCTGATTTACGGAGTATACCGGGTGAAAGAAGGCGGACATAATAAAAAGGCCTGCAGAGGCGGATTTGCACAGATTTTATTAGGCGGCATTTTGCTGGCAGTAAGTATTGTCAGCGTAATCAGCATCTGGGGGTAG